A genome region from Megalobrama amblycephala isolate DHTTF-2021 linkage group LG16, ASM1881202v1, whole genome shotgun sequence includes the following:
- the tmem160 gene encoding transmembrane protein 160 isoform X1: MAPLKSTRALASTRLRLYAHSPAVSKFRGRVARRSVLQYVRTPARALHRGSVRRAAEKNPLNRSRAVEQHYITELDKADALMLRKSHETGFLSWFRNGLLATGIGVIAFVQSDVGREAGYAFFILGGVCVSFGGASYVGSLLTLRRIMLLSLPAVLLHTAVVSSAALFWLCAVSLYIGRLEVEIIHDEDEEEHGGDEGRECGECRARRERRGAEEKGQDK; the protein is encoded by the exons ATGGCGCCACTGAAATCCACGCGCGCTCTTGCGAGCACAAGGCTGCGTCTTTACGCACACTCACCAGCAGTGTCAAAGTTCAGAGGTCGG GTCGCGCGGCGGTCGGTGCTGCAGTATGTGAGGACTCCAGCGCGCGCGCTTCACCGAGGGAGTGTGCGACGGGCGGCGGAGAAGAACCCGCTGAACAGATCACGAGCAGTGGAGCAACACTACATCACTGAACTAGATAAAGCCGATGCgctg ATGCTGCGGAAGTCTCATGAAACAG gatttttGTCCTGGTTCCGGAATGGTCTCCTGGCAACAGGGATCGGCGTTATTGCGTTTGTACAGAGTGACGTGGGCCGAGAGGCTGGATATG CGTTCTTCATCCTGGGCGGAGTGTGCGTGTCGTTCGGTGGAGCGTCGTACGTGGGCAGTCTTCTGACTCTGAGGAGGATCATGCTCCTCTCTCTGCcggctgtgctgctccacaCGGCTGTAGTGTCCAGCGCTGCCCTCTTCTGGCTGTGCGCCGTATCGCTCTACATCGGCCGCCTGGAGGTGGAGATCATTCACGACGAGGACGAGGAAGAGCACGGGGGCGATGAAGGCAGGGAGTGCGGCGAGTGCAGAGCCCGACGCGAGAGACGGGGCGCTGAAGAAAAAGGCCAAGACAAGTGA
- the tmem160 gene encoding transmembrane protein 160 isoform X2, with protein MASISWLTCRRLSRLVCPFSQVARRSVLQYVRTPARALHRGSVRRAAEKNPLNRSRAVEQHYITELDKADALMLRKSHETGFLSWFRNGLLATGIGVIAFVQSDVGREAGYAFFILGGVCVSFGGASYVGSLLTLRRIMLLSLPAVLLHTAVVSSAALFWLCAVSLYIGRLEVEIIHDEDEEEHGGDEGRECGECRARRERRGAEEKGQDK; from the exons ATGGCTTCCATAAGTTGGTTAACTTGCAGGCGGTTGTCTCGGCTCGTGTGTCCGTTCTCTCAGGTCGCGCGGCGGTCGGTGCTGCAGTATGTGAGGACTCCAGCGCGCGCGCTTCACCGAGGGAGTGTGCGACGGGCGGCGGAGAAGAACCCGCTGAACAGATCACGAGCAGTGGAGCAACACTACATCACTGAACTAGATAAAGCCGATGCgctg ATGCTGCGGAAGTCTCATGAAACAG gatttttGTCCTGGTTCCGGAATGGTCTCCTGGCAACAGGGATCGGCGTTATTGCGTTTGTACAGAGTGACGTGGGCCGAGAGGCTGGATATG CGTTCTTCATCCTGGGCGGAGTGTGCGTGTCGTTCGGTGGAGCGTCGTACGTGGGCAGTCTTCTGACTCTGAGGAGGATCATGCTCCTCTCTCTGCcggctgtgctgctccacaCGGCTGTAGTGTCCAGCGCTGCCCTCTTCTGGCTGTGCGCCGTATCGCTCTACATCGGCCGCCTGGAGGTGGAGATCATTCACGACGAGGACGAGGAAGAGCACGGGGGCGATGAAGGCAGGGAGTGCGGCGAGTGCAGAGCCCGACGCGAGAGACGGGGCGCTGAAGAAAAAGGCCAAGACAAGTGA